The nucleotide window TGGTGGATTTTCTGCCAAAGGTAAAACTGGAAATTGCTGTGGATGTGGACTTGGTAGATCAAGTAGTTGAAGCCATTACTAAGGCGGCTGCCACAGGAAAGATAGGTGACGGTAAGATTTTTATTTCTTCCCTGGATGAAGTGATTCGCATCCGCACCGGTGAAACCGGCAAAGACGCGCTTTAATTCGCCGTCATCGACGCCACA belongs to bacterium SCSIO 12696 and includes:
- a CDS encoding P-II family nitrogen regulator, producing the protein MKLITAIIKPFKLDDVRESLGDIGVQGITVTEVKGFGRQKGHTELYRGAEYVVDFLPKVKLEIAVDVDLVDQVVEAITKAAATGKIGDGKIFISSLDEVIRIRTGETGKDAL